In Ostrea edulis chromosome 4, xbOstEdul1.1, whole genome shotgun sequence, a single window of DNA contains:
- the LOC125668602 gene encoding uncharacterized protein LOC125668602 isoform X4: MAEGYVDGMEWSRETFSILTIVNDDLPTIVKVADGYYCENEAESFSNGDLIKLDFKRHYTKVKAQAVDVTSLEQDDESNIDREILIPLGYHGKLNVCCFKDTFHSMRELVKFSPRFVRVGAPFNAYRGRRWTTPIRIFTSDQLELDREIPDMGIVCQINKTKILIPFDTDILCFLIPDETQYTIREVIETFKLPQYVRFIEPEFERFMTENLNEAIDNISYFDGFFRITGVFRQEVVVGHHNPAGVFSSMTGMSTHRSIAILPLDSEVVQNLEVYIPMYDDFIDYEIMMVRNFSTNVNMDVVEGGLYLEFHKKPKVHLLPSYETPADIPPPRPPPPHIPVSSIPISSMKGNSTDTKDKSSQGPARPVKKKVPPPVKAKPKNVSPKKGSTNPKHDSEEDDDADDYEEMCVSIPPSVVKPSHRVSPHPRVQRHVSIPPLPDIESSDDEPERAYDEIPDVLEIEDYSKKTGLDFSVLPKTFRVGLKRVHTELKKLRRGTSVEEKSLQDLRVLPSKKDLNPDDSDSDDEEVSYDYPDLSKLASMKRPPPVGDTPRYQDSLKHTPSKPIGKIQPMSRGGNLPAKFSEMTTEQTVSLFKETKLPSLASVCEKEGLDGSFFSTLSDTQLKSVFKLSDLQVIKLHKIINEGWRPNLN; this comes from the exons atggCAGAGGGTTATGTAGATGGTATGGAATGGTCCAGAGAGACGTTCTCTATCTTGACAATTGTGAATGACGATTTACCGACAATTGTTAAAGTAGCTGATGGATATTACTGTGAAAACGAGGCCGAAAGTTTTTCAAATGGTGACCTCATTAAATTAGACTTCAAGAGACATTACACAAAGGTGAAAGCACAAGCAGTGGACGTAACGTCCTTGGAACAGGATGATGAATCAAATATTGATAGAGAAATTCTTATACCTTTGGGATACCATGGTAAACTTAATGTGTGTTGCTTTAAGGACACTTTTCACAGCATGAGAGAGCTTGTTAAATTTTCCCCCAGGTTTGTTAGGGTAGGGGCGCCTTTTAATGCCTACAGAGGAAGAAGATGGACGACTCCCATCAGAATATTTACTAGCGATCAGTTGGAATTAGACAGAGAAATACCAGACATGGGTATTGTGTGTCaaatcaacaaaacaaaaatactgaTACCATTCGACACAGATATTCTTTGCTTTCTGATTCCAGATGAAACACAATACACAATTCGTGAAGTCATCGAAACTTTCAAACTGCCTCAGTATGTGCGTTTCATTGAGCCAGAATTTGAAAGATTTATGACCGAAAATTTAAACGAGGCTATTGATAACATTTCTTACTTCGATGGATTCTTCAGAATTACGGGTGTGTTCAGACAGGAAGTGGTAGTAGGCCACCACAACCCGGCGGGCGTGTTCTCGTCCATGACAGGAATGTCGACCCACAGGTCTATAGCCATTCTACCTCTCGACAGTGAGGTGGTTCAAAACTTGGAAGTCTACATACCGATGTATGACGACTTTATAGATTATGAAATAATGATGGTCCGCAATTTCTCCACCAATGTGAACATGGATGTTGTTGAAGGGGGTCTATATCTAGAATTTCACAAGAAGCCGAAAGTCCACCTTCTTCCATCGTATGAAACCCCCGCTGATATCCCTCCTCCACGCCCCCCTCCCCCAC ATATCCCAGTATCGTCTATTCCAATATCGTCTATGAAAGGAAATTCTACAGACACCAAGGACAAGAGTTCTCAAGGACCAGCACGCCCTGTGAAGAAGAAAGTGCCACCACCAGTAAAAG CTAAACCTAAGAATGTGTCCCCCAAGAAGGGGTCAACGAACCCGAAACACGAttcagaagaagatgatgaCGCAGATGATTATGAAGAAATGTGTGTATCGATACCACCCTCTGTTGTTAAACCCTCTCATCGGGTTTCCCCTCACCCCCGGGTACAGAGACATGTGTCCATACCTCCGCTTCCAG ACATTGAATCATCTGATGATGAACCAGAACGTGCGTATGACGAAATCCCAGATGTGCTGGAAATAGAGG ATTATTCAAAGAAGACTGGACTGGACTTTTCAGTTCTACCTAAG ACCTTTAGAGTTGGCTTAAAAAGGGTCCATACTGAATTAAAGAAATTACGACGCGGGACTTCAGTAGAAGAAAAATCTTTGCAAGACTTGCGTGTTCTTCCAAGCAAAAAGGACCTCAATCCCGATGATAGCGACAGCGATGACGAGGAAGTATCGTACGATTACCCAGACCTGTCGAAGCTTGCGTCCATGAAACGTCCTCCGCCTGTTGGAGATACACCTCGATATCAGGATTCACTAAAACACACACCATCAAAGCCAATAGGAAAGATTCAGCCAATGTCACGTGGGGGGAATTTACCCGCGAAATTCAGTGAAATGACAACAGAGCAAACTGTGAGTTTGTTTAAGGAGACAAAGTTACCATCTCTTGCATCTGTGTGTGAGAAGGAGGGCTTGGATGGCAGCTTCTTTAGTACCCTCAGTGACACACAACTAAAGAGTGTATTTAAACTCAGCGACTTACAAGTGATCAAACTGCACAAAATCATTAATGAAGGGTGGCGCCCAAACTTAAATTAA
- the LOC125668602 gene encoding uncharacterized protein LOC125668602 isoform X2, giving the protein MAEGYVDGMEWSRETFSILTIVNDDLPTIVKVADGYYCENEAESFSNGDLIKLDFKRHYTKVKAQAVDVTSLEQDDESNIDREILIPLGYHGKLNVCCFKDTFHSMRELVKFSPRFVRVGAPFNAYRGRRWTTPIRIFTSDQLELDREIPDMGIVCQINKTKILIPFDTDILCFLIPDETQYTIREVIETFKLPQYVRFIEPEFERFMTENLNEAIDNISYFDGFFRITGVFRQEVVVGHHNPAGVFSSMTGMSTHRSIAILPLDSEVVQNLEVYIPMYDDFIDYEIMMVRNFSTNVNMDVVEGGLYLEFHKKPKVHLLPSYETPADIPPPRPPPPHIPVSSIPISSMKGNSTDTKDKSSQGPARPVKKKVPPPVKAKPKNVSPKKGSTNPKHDSEEDDDADDYEEMCVSIPPSVVKPSHRVSPHPRVQRHVSIPPLPDIESSDDEPERAYDEIPDVLEIEDSGAKNAQNYSKKTGLDFSVLPKTFRVGLKRVHTELKKLRRGTSVEEKSLQDLRVLPSKKDLNPDDSDSDDEEVSYDYPDLSKLASMKRPPPVGDTPRYQDSLKHTPSKPIGKIQPMSRGGNLPAKFSEMTTEQTVSLFKETKLPSLASVCEKEGLDGSFFSTLSDTQLKSVFKLSDLQVIKLHKIINEGWRPNLN; this is encoded by the exons atggCAGAGGGTTATGTAGATGGTATGGAATGGTCCAGAGAGACGTTCTCTATCTTGACAATTGTGAATGACGATTTACCGACAATTGTTAAAGTAGCTGATGGATATTACTGTGAAAACGAGGCCGAAAGTTTTTCAAATGGTGACCTCATTAAATTAGACTTCAAGAGACATTACACAAAGGTGAAAGCACAAGCAGTGGACGTAACGTCCTTGGAACAGGATGATGAATCAAATATTGATAGAGAAATTCTTATACCTTTGGGATACCATGGTAAACTTAATGTGTGTTGCTTTAAGGACACTTTTCACAGCATGAGAGAGCTTGTTAAATTTTCCCCCAGGTTTGTTAGGGTAGGGGCGCCTTTTAATGCCTACAGAGGAAGAAGATGGACGACTCCCATCAGAATATTTACTAGCGATCAGTTGGAATTAGACAGAGAAATACCAGACATGGGTATTGTGTGTCaaatcaacaaaacaaaaatactgaTACCATTCGACACAGATATTCTTTGCTTTCTGATTCCAGATGAAACACAATACACAATTCGTGAAGTCATCGAAACTTTCAAACTGCCTCAGTATGTGCGTTTCATTGAGCCAGAATTTGAAAGATTTATGACCGAAAATTTAAACGAGGCTATTGATAACATTTCTTACTTCGATGGATTCTTCAGAATTACGGGTGTGTTCAGACAGGAAGTGGTAGTAGGCCACCACAACCCGGCGGGCGTGTTCTCGTCCATGACAGGAATGTCGACCCACAGGTCTATAGCCATTCTACCTCTCGACAGTGAGGTGGTTCAAAACTTGGAAGTCTACATACCGATGTATGACGACTTTATAGATTATGAAATAATGATGGTCCGCAATTTCTCCACCAATGTGAACATGGATGTTGTTGAAGGGGGTCTATATCTAGAATTTCACAAGAAGCCGAAAGTCCACCTTCTTCCATCGTATGAAACCCCCGCTGATATCCCTCCTCCACGCCCCCCTCCCCCAC ATATCCCAGTATCGTCTATTCCAATATCGTCTATGAAAGGAAATTCTACAGACACCAAGGACAAGAGTTCTCAAGGACCAGCACGCCCTGTGAAGAAGAAAGTGCCACCACCAGTAAAAG CTAAACCTAAGAATGTGTCCCCCAAGAAGGGGTCAACGAACCCGAAACACGAttcagaagaagatgatgaCGCAGATGATTATGAAGAAATGTGTGTATCGATACCACCCTCTGTTGTTAAACCCTCTCATCGGGTTTCCCCTCACCCCCGGGTACAGAGACATGTGTCCATACCTCCGCTTCCAG ACATTGAATCATCTGATGATGAACCAGAACGTGCGTATGACGAAATCCCAGATGTGCTGGAAATAGAGG ACTCCGGTGCCAAAAATGCACAAA ATTATTCAAAGAAGACTGGACTGGACTTTTCAGTTCTACCTAAG ACCTTTAGAGTTGGCTTAAAAAGGGTCCATACTGAATTAAAGAAATTACGACGCGGGACTTCAGTAGAAGAAAAATCTTTGCAAGACTTGCGTGTTCTTCCAAGCAAAAAGGACCTCAATCCCGATGATAGCGACAGCGATGACGAGGAAGTATCGTACGATTACCCAGACCTGTCGAAGCTTGCGTCCATGAAACGTCCTCCGCCTGTTGGAGATACACCTCGATATCAGGATTCACTAAAACACACACCATCAAAGCCAATAGGAAAGATTCAGCCAATGTCACGTGGGGGGAATTTACCCGCGAAATTCAGTGAAATGACAACAGAGCAAACTGTGAGTTTGTTTAAGGAGACAAAGTTACCATCTCTTGCATCTGTGTGTGAGAAGGAGGGCTTGGATGGCAGCTTCTTTAGTACCCTCAGTGACACACAACTAAAGAGTGTATTTAAACTCAGCGACTTACAAGTGATCAAACTGCACAAAATCATTAATGAAGGGTGGCGCCCAAACTTAAATTAA